The following coding sequences are from one Paenibacillus stellifer window:
- a CDS encoding AraC family transcriptional regulator, translating to MNHADSTDCHIYLDHNKREVRHHGTTDFPCAAYSTTFTNEDGDDIPWHWHDELELIYIIDGELKLQTPSSSFTLTKGEGVFINSGVLHYAVASPVCTICSVLFHPDLISGNKESLYYTKYVGPLITDYELESLLLHPDTSKPIAEWFTTSFEGLMNYQNNVMEEGMEFTIREDLSRICLTIWKTSRKEAAKGSCSIDTSRSKKMIAYIHANFAENISLTDIADAAAISTRECLRCFKHTIKTSPIQYLLHYRLSQAALMLKNDSVKNISEIAFQCGFNNASYFTKVFAHHFNLSPKDFRKRNRAY from the coding sequence ATGAATCATGCAGACTCTACAGATTGCCATATCTATTTGGACCACAATAAAAGAGAAGTAAGACACCACGGAACAACCGATTTTCCATGCGCCGCCTATTCCACCACTTTCACGAATGAAGACGGAGATGACATTCCCTGGCACTGGCATGATGAGCTGGAGCTAATCTACATAATAGACGGGGAGTTGAAACTACAGACACCGTCCAGTTCTTTTACACTGACCAAAGGAGAAGGGGTCTTCATTAATTCCGGTGTTCTTCATTATGCTGTTGCATCACCTGTCTGCACCATATGTTCGGTCTTATTTCATCCAGATCTGATCAGTGGCAATAAGGAGAGTCTCTACTACACCAAATATGTTGGCCCTCTGATCACCGATTATGAACTGGAATCACTCCTTCTGCACCCAGACACATCCAAGCCAATTGCAGAATGGTTTACGACATCCTTTGAAGGATTAATGAATTACCAGAATAATGTTATGGAAGAAGGAATGGAATTTACCATACGAGAAGATTTGTCCAGAATCTGTCTGACCATCTGGAAGACTTCAAGAAAAGAGGCAGCTAAAGGGAGCTGCTCAATTGACACGTCACGCTCAAAGAAAATGATTGCATACATTCACGCCAATTTTGCAGAGAATATCTCATTAACCGATATTGCAGATGCCGCTGCCATAAGCACCAGAGAATGCCTGCGCTGCTTTAAGCATACGATCAAGACTTCACCGATACAGTATTTGCTCCATTATCGTCTAAGCCAGGCAGCCCTTATGTTGAAGAACGATTCCGTCAAAAATATATCAGAAATCGCGTTTCAATGCGGTTTTAATAATGCCAGTTATTTCACAAAAGTCTTCGCCCATCATTTCAATCTGTCGCCGAAAGATTTCCGAAAAAGGAATAGAGCGTATTAA
- a CDS encoding ester cyclase, with amino-acid sequence MTNKEIVKGFFVESYQNHNYDFVLQYVAKDYVDHSPANARSNEEAVGILKLVENMFSDMKIEVLDLFEEADMVATRIRYTGIHTGECMGIAATGRKISFEALENFKVVDGQITESWGYWPDLYIKSCLSRSTPG; translated from the coding sequence ATGACAAATAAAGAGATTGTAAAAGGATTTTTTGTAGAAAGTTATCAGAATCATAATTATGATTTTGTGCTGCAATATGTAGCCAAAGATTATGTGGATCACAGTCCGGCTAATGCAAGAAGTAATGAAGAAGCAGTTGGAATTCTTAAGTTAGTGGAAAATATGTTTTCAGATATGAAAATAGAGGTTTTAGACCTGTTTGAAGAAGCGGATATGGTAGCCACCAGAATAAGATATACCGGAATTCATACCGGCGAATGTATGGGGATAGCAGCTACAGGAAGAAAAATCAGTTTTGAGGCGCTGGAGAATTTTAAAGTAGTGGATGGTCAGATCACAGAATCGTGGGGATATTGGCCGGATCTTTATATTAAGAGTTGTCTGAGCCGATCCACTCCCGGATGA
- a CDS encoding IS630 family transposase, which translates to MKMRNEEIEQLNAAMKQTSDKRLYERYLAVRLRLEGHTFEEIGDLLSRARQTIGLYWKSYQTQGLSGLKMDYSPGQPTKLTEEQRHQLAAMLEQQQPADVGFEAHYTWTLPLVAEWIEREFGVTMSVRGISAMLKRMNFSFTKATYTLAKADEEAQAFFRKYTFAQLKKQVEAEEIEHLLFEDESMIRSYQALQYNWFPRGKQRKVPTYGKHEGAKLFGAINYETGQVHHREEEKADVDAFIRFLQDLLSAYPNGKIAIILDNSRIHHATGLQPFLKEHPRLHLVFLPPYSPNLNPVEGLWLWLKSDVVNNVFFEKFYKIKLHVGQFMKRINKQPMETIDRLLIRL; encoded by the coding sequence ATGAAAATGAGAAACGAAGAAATCGAGCAGTTGAATGCAGCGATGAAACAGACATCGGATAAACGACTCTATGAAAGGTACCTGGCAGTTCGTCTTCGTCTGGAAGGACATACGTTTGAGGAGATCGGTGATCTACTCAGCCGCGCGCGTCAAACCATCGGCCTCTATTGGAAATCCTACCAGACACAAGGACTGTCTGGCCTAAAGATGGATTATTCCCCTGGACAACCGACAAAACTCACGGAGGAGCAACGCCATCAGTTAGCGGCTATGCTGGAACAGCAGCAGCCCGCCGACGTAGGCTTTGAGGCACACTATACCTGGACTCTGCCACTTGTAGCGGAATGGATCGAGCGAGAATTTGGGGTCACGATGAGTGTGCGCGGAATCAGTGCCATGCTAAAACGCATGAACTTCAGCTTCACCAAAGCTACGTATACACTGGCTAAAGCCGACGAGGAAGCCCAAGCCTTTTTCCGGAAGTACACCTTCGCTCAACTGAAAAAGCAGGTGGAAGCCGAAGAAATCGAACATCTGCTGTTTGAAGATGAATCGATGATCCGTTCCTATCAAGCGCTGCAATACAACTGGTTTCCGCGAGGCAAGCAGCGTAAAGTTCCCACGTACGGCAAGCATGAAGGAGCCAAGCTGTTTGGCGCAATCAATTACGAGACTGGACAGGTGCATCACCGTGAAGAAGAAAAGGCCGATGTAGATGCGTTTATTCGCTTCCTTCAGGATCTTCTTTCGGCGTACCCGAACGGAAAAATAGCGATCATCCTGGACAACAGCCGGATTCATCATGCTACTGGGCTACAACCTTTTTTGAAGGAACATCCACGCTTGCATCTGGTCTTTCTTCCGCCGTACAGCCCCAACCTGAATCCGGTCGAGGGGCTATGGCTGTGGTTGAAATCCGATGTAGTCAATAATGTGTTTTTTGAGAAGTTCTATAAGATCAAGCTTCATGTCGGCCAATTTATGAAGCGAATCAACAAACAACCAATGGAAACGATTGACCGTTTACTGATTAGGTTATGA
- a CDS encoding YciI family protein → MTYIYLMNNVKPMNKELIKSHVEHLKELKNQGKLVFCGPFTDYPGGMVIFLAEDMEEAMKIAKSDPFIASGCKSFEIRTIEPANDQNNYLLEE, encoded by the coding sequence ATGACGTACATATATTTGATGAACAATGTAAAGCCAATGAATAAGGAACTCATCAAGAGCCATGTGGAACACTTAAAAGAGTTAAAGAATCAAGGTAAACTTGTATTTTGCGGGCCTTTTACGGATTATCCCGGAGGCATGGTCATCTTTTTGGCTGAAGATATGGAGGAAGCAATGAAGATTGCAAAGTCAGATCCTTTCATTGCTTCAGGATGTAAATCTTTTGAAATCAGAACGATAGAGCCAGCCAATGACCAAAACAATTACCTATTAGAAGAATGA
- a CDS encoding helix-turn-helix transcriptional regulator — protein sequence MHYFGIVNNKVYLLRAEKRWTQTDLAKVLGVTRQTIASIENNKFIPSLELAFAIAHIFGKNINEVFYFEPYEEEEEE from the coding sequence ATGCATTATTTTGGAATTGTAAATAACAAGGTTTATTTACTTCGAGCAGAGAAAAGATGGACGCAAACCGATTTAGCAAAAGTACTAGGCGTAACGAGACAAACCATTGCATCGATTGAGAATAACAAATTTATTCCATCGCTTGAGCTTGCATTTGCAATAGCACATATATTTGGTAAAAACATTAATGAAGTCTTTTATTTTGAACCTTACGAAGAAGAGGAGGAAGAATAA
- a CDS encoding CAP domain-containing protein, whose amino-acid sequence MLFVRKNRNQAVRSQGVRLLRYAVVFALLTGIVSSGLFSATSTTIVAADAASEGAGYTSDQLEALNFLNEVRSRTGVQSVQLSATITKAAIAHAEFYNANKSDLPGLSAHSEISGRPGYTGKSAFERMTAAGWVSGARGYSYGEVMYFGQTSGKAAIQAWLDTAYHRSIILDPGFTEIGIAIVGGTAVLDAGGPGESQQAKVGITVYPYDQQTNVPVGFYGGEIPDPLSQFAVERTGYIISTHTDKDITSHTAKITDEMGTEIPFYEEVKGDDLYIFPKPILKGNHRYTVSLEYQVESSADTLKKVWSFTTGKGHALTGLTPAYTEIVLNEGGQFQLQVEGGFDDGTTEVLPGSEVKYTVKQNNGLKVSSTGAISGVKSGDYLLTVSSGSVSSQVKVKVYPKLKTKVYPATNPGKLTDITGNKALPAIEWALRAGVMTEASKGLFKPEAAVSEAEFWTMLLRAYNVNIEAYQPAKTKHWADAAYLIAKDRNFPLNGLSNVSARDSRITRLKIAEIIAAADGLNVKNNDAVKLVLGKDYVRCETELSISGYQGGKWITRAEAAQILQYLRPKLTELRGRPVSATPSSSIPALPPKQVYVEPLTLEDRTFFAKFAEDHTLVIKGKFTQFAGQTLKVQVQTGIKPLKVIDNVSVTLDSEGKFQIDCGPYEQEALNLYLVTPKGRFYLNIQYKTMNYTKYSSSYNA is encoded by the coding sequence ATGCTTTTTGTCAGAAAAAATCGAAATCAGGCAGTTCGCAGCCAAGGTGTACGCTTGTTACGGTATGCCGTGGTCTTTGCTCTGCTCACCGGAATTGTAAGCTCAGGATTATTCAGTGCAACCAGCACTACTATTGTTGCAGCAGATGCAGCCAGTGAGGGCGCAGGGTATACTTCAGACCAACTGGAAGCTCTAAACTTCCTCAACGAGGTGCGCAGCCGCACCGGTGTTCAGTCCGTTCAATTGAGCGCGACCATTACCAAGGCGGCAATTGCGCATGCTGAATTTTATAATGCCAATAAATCGGATCTTCCAGGTCTCAGTGCTCACTCTGAAATTTCAGGAAGGCCTGGTTATACGGGGAAGTCGGCATTCGAACGGATGACGGCGGCTGGTTGGGTGTCGGGTGCACGGGGGTACAGCTACGGAGAGGTTATGTATTTTGGTCAGACGAGCGGTAAAGCAGCTATTCAAGCTTGGCTCGATACAGCGTATCACCGTTCTATTATTCTAGACCCCGGCTTCACTGAGATTGGAATTGCAATAGTTGGGGGAACGGCAGTGTTGGATGCCGGAGGTCCTGGGGAGAGCCAGCAGGCCAAAGTGGGGATCACTGTGTACCCCTACGATCAGCAGACCAATGTTCCCGTCGGGTTCTATGGAGGCGAAATTCCGGACCCGCTTAGCCAGTTTGCTGTCGAACGGACAGGTTATATTATCTCGACCCATACCGATAAGGACATAACCTCGCATACAGCGAAAATAACTGATGAGATGGGAACGGAGATTCCTTTTTATGAAGAAGTAAAGGGCGATGATCTATATATTTTTCCTAAGCCTATATTAAAGGGTAATCACAGGTACACTGTATCTCTGGAATATCAGGTGGAAAGTTCTGCGGACACCCTGAAGAAGGTATGGTCTTTCACAACCGGCAAAGGGCATGCTCTAACTGGGCTGACGCCAGCTTACACGGAAATTGTGCTGAATGAAGGCGGGCAATTCCAGCTGCAGGTAGAAGGCGGCTTTGATGATGGAACCACAGAAGTGCTGCCGGGCAGTGAGGTTAAGTATACGGTTAAGCAGAATAATGGTCTAAAGGTCTCATCCACCGGAGCGATATCGGGGGTCAAATCAGGGGATTATCTCCTTACTGTATCTTCAGGGTCTGTATCTTCACAAGTAAAAGTAAAGGTGTATCCTAAATTAAAAACAAAAGTCTATCCTGCGACGAACCCGGGCAAGCTGACAGACATTACGGGGAACAAGGCGCTGCCAGCCATCGAATGGGCACTGCGGGCAGGCGTCATGACCGAAGCCAGCAAGGGACTTTTCAAGCCTGAGGCGGCGGTAAGCGAGGCTGAATTCTGGACCATGCTTCTAAGAGCGTATAATGTCAATATTGAAGCTTATCAGCCTGCTAAAACAAAGCATTGGGCAGACGCCGCCTATCTGATTGCCAAGGACCGCAACTTCCCGCTTAATGGTTTATCCAATGTGAGTGCAAGAGATAGCCGGATCACGCGGTTGAAGATCGCTGAGATTATAGCCGCAGCAGATGGGCTGAACGTCAAGAATAATGATGCTGTGAAGCTCGTCCTTGGTAAGGATTATGTTAGATGTGAAACGGAGCTTTCAATATCAGGTTATCAGGGTGGAAAATGGATTACCCGTGCCGAGGCTGCACAGATTCTTCAGTATTTGCGGCCTAAGCTTACTGAATTGCGGGGACGTCCGGTTAGTGCAACACCAAGCTCAAGTATACCGGCACTTCCTCCCAAACAAGTGTATGTTGAGCCGTTAACGCTCGAAGACCGGACATTCTTTGCGAAATTCGCTGAAGATCATACACTCGTGATTAAAGGGAAATTCACACAATTTGCCGGCCAGACGCTCAAAGTGCAGGTGCAAACAGGCATCAAGCCTCTTAAAGTGATAGACAATGTGAGTGTGACCTTAGACAGCGAAGGGAAGTTCCAGATCGACTGCGGGCCTTACGAACAGGAGGCGCTGAATCTGTATCTGGTAACGCCTAAAGGCAGGTTTTATTTGAATATCCAATATAAGACGATGAATTACACGAAGTATTCCAGTTCATACAACGCATAA
- a CDS encoding DUF4317 domain-containing protein encodes MNKKEVAHIRKQFKLDHDLLNLYDILNVYIMKDSSEIYHWERLPFGLVDREKQELYMGNFKKLLTGELDHKLFELKFQEEAEEPTKVMLHQGLVTGDPEEWQDLMLMLVDKMLVDTKYEKDTVITFVRGQYHRPTKARSEESEESEKNETYAHQFILCSVNSTEQQRKNLMFDYVEREFKYNVIVDPIVKLSSPEQGFFYPSVTDNYSDVNRILYCTGKSNYPDARFIEQVLNAETSVTALEERSYFEDIVKELAGEQLDTTTIAQVYEQIQQVIEDGAGEEEPPTLDFKDVERVLQASGIENVTAEKVERAFETILDDRNYEMKATSVIPKFTSKSIKIETKVATISVSPQDLRYVKQVNYQGKRCIMIEVDEDVVIEGFTLSTEIL; translated from the coding sequence ATGAATAAAAAAGAAGTAGCACACATACGCAAGCAGTTTAAGCTGGACCATGATTTGCTGAACTTATACGACATTCTGAACGTGTATATTATGAAGGACAGCAGCGAGATCTATCATTGGGAGCGTCTGCCGTTTGGCCTCGTGGACCGGGAGAAGCAGGAGCTGTATATGGGCAATTTCAAAAAACTGCTGACCGGCGAGCTTGATCATAAGCTGTTCGAGCTGAAGTTTCAGGAGGAAGCCGAGGAGCCAACGAAGGTCATGCTGCACCAGGGTTTAGTGACCGGCGACCCGGAGGAATGGCAGGACCTGATGCTGATGCTGGTGGATAAGATGCTGGTCGATACCAAATATGAAAAGGATACGGTTATTACCTTCGTTCGCGGGCAGTATCACCGGCCGACGAAGGCTAGGAGCGAAGAATCGGAAGAGAGTGAGAAGAACGAGACGTATGCGCATCAATTCATCCTGTGCAGTGTGAACTCCACGGAGCAGCAGCGGAAAAACCTTATGTTCGATTATGTAGAGCGGGAATTCAAGTATAATGTCATCGTCGATCCGATTGTTAAGCTAAGCTCGCCGGAGCAGGGGTTCTTCTATCCAAGTGTGACCGACAACTATTCCGATGTGAACCGCATTCTGTATTGTACGGGTAAATCGAATTATCCCGATGCGCGATTCATCGAGCAGGTTTTGAATGCAGAGACATCGGTAACGGCCTTGGAGGAGAGATCCTATTTTGAGGACATCGTGAAGGAATTGGCGGGCGAACAGCTCGATACGACGACGATTGCCCAGGTGTATGAGCAGATCCAACAGGTCATCGAAGATGGAGCAGGGGAGGAAGAGCCGCCTACGCTTGATTTCAAGGATGTAGAACGCGTCCTGCAGGCGAGCGGAATAGAGAATGTGACGGCCGAGAAGGTGGAGCGGGCGTTCGAAACGATCCTCGATGACCGCAACTATGAAATGAAGGCAACCAGCGTGATCCCGAAATTCACCTCGAAGTCGATCAAGATCGAGACTAAGGTGGCCACCATTTCCGTCAGCCCGCAGGATCTGCGGTATGTGAAGCAGGTGAACTATCAGGGGAAACGCTGCATCATGATCGAGGTTGACGAGGATGTCGTGATTGAGGGCTTTACGCTGAGTACGGAAATATTGTAG
- a CDS encoding Fic family protein yields the protein MNYSELLRKKVLYEQAKDTLPDITVKSYVQAFELEYTHNSTAIEGNTLTLLETKVVLEEGLSVGGKKLREIYEVINHNKAYQHVKASIAQRQPLGEAIIKDIHAILTENIMVGGIYRNMEVYISGAAHTPPAPNEMYRQVENFYADLAEKNTANAIELAAWTHAEFVRIHPFADGNGRTSRLIMNYQLLANGFLPVSIAKEARLDYFNALEAYAVHRDLQPFADMIASLEEQQLDRYLGMIERQEQQE from the coding sequence ATGAACTACTCTGAATTACTGCGTAAAAAAGTCTTATATGAACAAGCTAAAGACACACTCCCGGACATTACCGTCAAAAGCTACGTACAGGCCTTCGAACTGGAATATACGCATAACTCGACCGCTATTGAGGGCAACACGTTAACCCTTCTGGAAACCAAGGTTGTTTTGGAGGAAGGACTGTCTGTGGGTGGCAAGAAGCTTCGGGAAATTTATGAGGTCATTAATCATAATAAAGCTTACCAGCATGTTAAAGCCAGCATTGCCCAGAGGCAGCCTTTGGGTGAAGCGATTATCAAGGACATCCACGCTATACTGACAGAGAATATAATGGTGGGTGGCATCTATCGGAATATGGAGGTATATATTTCGGGTGCTGCTCATACTCCGCCTGCGCCTAATGAGATGTATCGTCAGGTGGAAAATTTCTACGCCGATCTGGCTGAGAAAAATACTGCCAACGCTATCGAGCTTGCGGCATGGACCCATGCCGAGTTTGTCCGAATTCACCCGTTCGCTGATGGGAATGGCAGAACCTCACGGCTGATTATGAACTATCAGTTGCTAGCGAACGGCTTTCTCCCCGTCTCCATTGCTAAGGAAGCCCGGCTGGATTACTTCAATGCGCTGGAAGCCTACGCCGTGCATCGGGACCTGCAGCCCTTCGCCGACATGATCGCCTCGCTGGAAGAGCAGCAACTTGATCGCTATCTGGGGATGATCGAACGGCAAGAGCAGCAGGAGTAA
- a CDS encoding NUDIX hydrolase, whose product MADILFKTDEHVFSYRVAGILIRNGSVLLQKPVHDPGYVVPGGHVGFGETNEETLIREFREELAADITVNGLRWVGEIFFPWGGKPCHQICLYYEVDQDGSDCRA is encoded by the coding sequence ATGGCGGACATTCTTTTTAAAACAGATGAGCATGTGTTCAGTTACAGAGTTGCCGGGATTTTGATCAGAAATGGAAGCGTTCTCTTACAAAAGCCTGTCCATGATCCCGGATATGTTGTTCCCGGTGGGCATGTCGGCTTCGGCGAAACTAATGAAGAAACTCTTATTCGAGAATTCCGGGAAGAACTGGCTGCGGATATCACCGTGAACGGACTGAGATGGGTTGGCGAGATCTTTTTTCCTTGGGGAGGCAAGCCCTGTCATCAAATTTGCTTGTATTACGAGGTGGATCAAGATGGATCGGATTGCAGAGCTTGA
- a CDS encoding GNAT family N-acetyltransferase, protein MEIRLANPNDAASLFEMNERFNGAGSTSQELLEDSIANNGQEAVFIATVDGAAAGFCCAQLFKSMCYRSFYVEITELFVEEKYRKQGVATALMGFAEDYFKDKNVKGYQLFTGKQNEIAQAFYEKNGYAKSEEQMYRKRL, encoded by the coding sequence ATGGAGATCAGACTTGCTAACCCAAACGATGCGGCTTCCTTATTTGAAATGAACGAACGCTTTAATGGTGCAGGCAGTACGTCACAAGAACTTCTCGAGGACTCCATTGCCAACAATGGTCAGGAAGCGGTTTTTATTGCGACTGTTGATGGCGCGGCAGCGGGCTTCTGTTGTGCGCAGCTTTTTAAGTCCATGTGTTATCGTTCATTCTATGTGGAGATAACGGAGCTTTTTGTAGAAGAAAAGTATCGCAAGCAAGGGGTTGCCACGGCACTAATGGGATTCGCAGAGGATTATTTCAAGGACAAGAATGTGAAGGGCTATCAGCTGTTTACGGGGAAGCAGAATGAAATTGCCCAAGCATTTTACGAGAAGAATGGGTATGCAAAATCGGAAGAGCAGATGTACAGAAAGAGGCTGTGA